In one window of Helianthus annuus cultivar XRQ/B chromosome 17, HanXRQr2.0-SUNRISE, whole genome shotgun sequence DNA:
- the LOC110922630 gene encoding protein P21-like — protein MTTSTLPTFLLLAILFHSTNAAVFTIRNNCPYTVWAGAVPGGGRQLNSGQTWSLTVAAGTAGARIWPRTGCNFDGSGRGRCQTGDCNGLLQCQNYGTPPNTLAEYALNQFNNLDFFDISLVDGFNVPMVFRPNSNGCTRGISCTADINGQCPAELRAPGGCNNPCTVYKTEQYCCNNGPCGPTDLSRFFKQRCPDAYSYPQDDQTSTFTCPGGTNYDVIFCP, from the coding sequence ATGACAACCTCCACCCTTCCCACTTTCCTTCTCTTGGCTATTCTTTTTCACTCTACCAATGCAGCCGTGTTCACTATTCGAAACAACTGTCCATACACCGTTTGGGCTGGTGCGGTGCCTGGTGGCGGCCGACAACTTAACTCAGGCCAAACCTGGTCTTTAACCGTCGCAGCTGGCACAGCAGGAGCCCGTATATGGCCCCGAACCGGTTGCAACTTTGATGGCTCCGGGCGTGGCAGGTGTCAAACCGGTGATTGCAACGGTCTCCTCCAATGCCAAAACTATGGTACCCCACCCAACACACTGGCCGAGTACGCTTTGAATCAGttcaacaatcttgatttctttGACATTTCTCTTGTGGACGGATTCAACGTGCCGATGGTATTTAGACCCAATTCTAATGGGTGCACCCGTGGTATCTCCTGTACCGCGGATATCAATGGCCAGTGTCCTGCTGAGTTACGGGCTCCTGGCGGGTGCAATAACCCTTGCACCGTGTACAAAACTGAACAGTATTGTTGTAACAATGGACCTTGTGGGCCAACTGATTTATCAAGGTTTTTCAAACAGAGATGCCCCGATGCTTATAGTTATCCTCAGGATGATCAAACTAGCACATTTACGTGCCCTGGTGGAACCAACTACGACGTTATATTCTGCCCTTGA
- the LOC110923704 gene encoding uncharacterized mitochondrial protein AtMg00810-like encodes MTTTPASSSTTTTGTKLPIPLSTSDSFTTDGTPFADPTLYRSLVGAIQYLTITRPDLSYAVNQACQHLHSPTETYFQLVKRILPYVKGTISHGLHYTQPTTSTILGYSDADWARCIETRRSTYGYSIFLGGNLVTWSAKKQPTVSRSSCKSEYRAMANAAAEIVWVTHLLKELHALPQTRPTLLRDNKSALFMSQNPVSNKRAKHIDLDYHFVRELVMSGKLHTKFIPTKLQLADIFTKSLPRPLFEQFRYQLRVLPPPFRLKGDNRINQ; translated from the coding sequence ATGACCACCACTCCAGCCTCCTCTTCCACCACTACAACCGGAACCAAACTCCCTATCCCATTATCCACATCCGACTCATTCACCACCGATGGCACCCCATTTGCCGATCCCACTCTTTACCGTTCTCTTGTTGGCGCCATTCAATATCTAACCATTACTCGTCCCGACTTGTCCTACGCGGTCAACCAAGCCTGCCAACACCTTCACTCCCCTACCGAAACCTATTTCCAATTGGTTAAGCGAATACTTCCTTATGTCAAGGGAACAATCTCTCATGGGTTACACTATACACAACCCACTACTTCTACCATTTTAGGATATTCAGATGCGGATTGGGCACGGTGCATTGAAACACGTCGGTCTACATACGGTTATTCAATTTTCTTAGGCGGTAACTTGGTAACATGGAGTGCGAAGAAACAACCAACTGTGTCACGATCGAGTTGTAAGTCGGAATATAGGGCAATGGCTAATGCTGCAGCCGAAATTGTTTGGGTTACTCATTTGTTAAAGGAACTTCATGCTCTTCCTCAAACTCGACCAACTTTGCTGCGCGACAACAAAAGTGCTCTTTTCATGAGTCAAAATCCAGTTTCTAACAAACGAGCCAAGCACATCGATTTAGACTATCACTTTGTTCGGGAGTTAGTTATGTCTGGAAAATTACACACCAAGTTTATACCAACCAAGCTTCAACTGGCGGACATTTTCACAAAAAGCTTACCTCGACCACTTTTTGAGCAATTTCGATATCAACTTCGAGTTCTTCCGCCGCCGTTTCGCTTGAAGGGGGATAATAGAATAAATCAATAA
- the LOC110923132 gene encoding protein P21-like produces MSTSTLSTFLLLALLLFHYTNAAVFTIRNNCPYTVWAGAVPGGGRQLGPGQTWPLTVAAGTAGARIWPRTGCNFDGSGRGRCQTGDCNGLLQCQGYGTPPNTLAEYALNQFNNLDFFDISLVDGFNVPMVFRPNSNGCTRGISCTADINGQCPAELRAPGGCNNPCTVYRTDQYCCNSGNCGPTDLSRFFKTRCPDAYSYPKDDQTSTFTCPGGTNYDVIFCP; encoded by the coding sequence ATGAGCACCTCCACCCTTTCCACTTTCCTTCTCTTGGCTCTTCTTCTTTTTCATTACACCAATGCAGCCGTTTTCACCATTCGAAACAACTGTCCATACACCGTTTGGGCTGGTGCGGTACCTGGTGGCGGCCGGCAGCTTGGCCCAGGCCAAACCTGGCCTTTAACTGTCGCAGCTGGCACAGCAGGAGCCCGTATATGGCCCAGAACCGGTTGCAACTTTGATGGCTCAGGGCGTGGCAGGTGTCAGACCGGTGATTGCAACGGACTCCTCCAATGCCAAGGCTATGGTACACCACCCAACACATTAGCCGAGTACGCTCTGAATCAGttcaacaatcttgatttctttGACATTTCTCTTGTTGACGGATTCAATGTGCCGATGGTGTTTAGACCCAACTCTAATGGGTGCACCCGTGGTATCTCATGTACCGCGGATATCAATGGCCAGTGCCCTGCTGAGTTACGGGCTCCCGGTGGGTGCAATAACCCTTGCACCGTGTACAGAACTGATCAGTATTGTTGTAACTCTGGAAACTGTGGACCGACTGATTTATCAAGGTTTTTCAAGACCAGATGTCCTGATGCATATAGTTATCCTAAGGATGATCAAACTAGCACATTTACGTGCCCCGGTGGAACCAACTATGACGTTATATTCTGCCCTTGA